In the Brassica napus cultivar Da-Ae chromosome A7, Da-Ae, whole genome shotgun sequence genome, one interval contains:
- the LOC106378875 gene encoding uncharacterized protein LOC106378875 produces the protein MGIFSRSSISRKSKDGMKIIATAFFGVMFGFLIGISFPSLSITKVSLPTNFLPSNGISYIEEKGSTIATPDSHKSWSSSKSNDSSSSGPVDKSKIWVPSNPRGAERLPPGMIAAESDFYLRRLWGLPHEDLTSQPRYLVTFTVGINQKENIDACVKKFSENFTIVLFHYDGRVTEWDEFEWSKTAIHISVRKQTKWWYAKRFLHPDIVARYDYIFIWDEDLGVEHFNAEEYIKLVKKHGLEISQPGLEPNKGLTWQMTKRRGDLEVHKITEEKPGWCSDPHLPPCAGFVEIMAPVFSRDAWRCVWHMIQNDLVHGWGLDFALRRCVEPAHEKIGVVDSQWVVHQTVPSLGSQGEATDGKAPWQGVRDRCKKEWTMFQSRMANAEKDYFKSLQVEGSSNSTATTI, from the exons ATGGGTATCTTTTCACGGAG TTCGATTAGTAGGAAATCAAAAGATGGAATGAAAATCATTGCAACTGCATTTTTCGGAGTAATGTTCGGATTTCTGATTGGAATATCTTTTCCATCATTATCAATCACTAAG GTGAGTCTCCCAACAAACTTTCTTCCTTCAAACGGTATCTCATATATAGAGGAAAAGGGTTCCACAATTGCAACTCCAGATAGTCATAAATCTTGGTCATCATCAAAGAGTAACGACAGCAGCTCATCTGGTCCAGTTGACAAATCAAAG ATATGGGTTCCTTCAAATCCTCGTGGCGCTGAAAGATTGCCACCGGGTATGATTGCAGCTGAATCAGACTTCTATTTGCGCAGATTATGGGGCTTACCGCATGAG GATTTGACCAGCCAACCAAGATACCTCGTGACGTTTACTGTGGGTATAAATCAGAAGGAAAACATCGATGCTTGTGTCAAGAAG TTTTCAGAGAACTTCACTATTGTCTTGTTTCATTATGACGGCCGGGTAActgaatgggatgagtttgaaTGGTCCAAGACTGCTATACACATTAGTGTGCGAAAGCAAACAAAATG GTGGTATGCAAAGAGGTTTTTGCACCCTGATATTGTAGCAAGATATGATTATATATTCATCTGGGACGAAGACCTTGGGGTTGAACATTTTAATGCAGAAGA GTACATAAAGCTTGTGAAGAAGCATGGCCTGGAGATTTCCCAACCTGGTTTGGAACCAAACAAGGGGTTGACATGGCAGATGACAAAGAGAAGAGGAGATCTTGAAGTCCACAA GATAACAGAAGAAAAACCTGGATGGTGCTCAGATCCTCATCTCCCTCCATGTGCTGG ATTCGTGGAGATCATGGCTCCTGTATTTTCAAGAGACGCCTGGCGATGCGTGTGGCACATGATCCAG AATGATTTGGTTCACGGTTGGGGACTTGACTTTGCACTCAGAAGATGTGTTGAG CCTGCACATGAGAAAATAGGTGTAGTAGATTCTCAGTGGGTCGTTCATCAAACCGTCCCTTCCCTTGGCAGCCAA GGTGAGGCAACAGACGGGAAAGCGCCATGGCAAGGG GTTAGGGACAGATGCAAAAAGGAATGGACCATGTTCCAGAGTAGAATGGCTAACGCAGAGAAGGATTATTTCAAGTCCTTACAAGTTGAAGGCTCCTCTAATTCAACAGCAACAACCATTTGA
- the LOC106378797 gene encoding uncharacterized protein LOC106378797: protein MWWMMGENGGHYCSKKSDDLCGTQESDRGFGITRLCCMLRGIDLKSIIFLLVIFPMCVIGVYIHGLKISYFLRPLWESPPKPFHDIPHYHHENASMESLCKLHGWGVREYPRRVYDAVLFSTEVELLTIRWQELYPYVTQFVLLESNSTFTGLPKPLVFASHRADDEFKFVEPRLTYGSVGGRFKKGEKNPFYEEAYQRVALDQLLRLAGITDDDLLIMSDVDEIPSRHTINLLRWCDDIPEILHLRLKNYLYSFEFPVDDKSWRASVHRYKTGKTKYAHYRQSDEILADSGWHCSFCFRRISEFVFKMKAYSHYDRVRFGHYLNPKRVQRVICNGDDLFDMIPEEYTFKDIIGKMGPIPHSYSAVHLPAYLLENAERYKFLLPGNCLRDKE, encoded by the exons ATGTGGTGGATGATGGGTGAAAACGGTGGTCACTATTGTTCTAAAAAGTCCGATGATCTATGCGGCACACAG GAATCAGATCGAGGCTTTGGCATCACCAGACTATGTTGCATGTTGCGTGGTATAGACTTAAAGTCAATCATATTCCTCTTAGTAATCTTCCCCATGTGTGTTATTGGTGTATACATTCACGGCCTCAAGATCTCATACTTCTTGAGACCATTATGGGAATCACCACCAAAACCATTCCACGACATTCCTCACTACCACCACGAGAACGCTTCCATGGAATCTCTCTGTAAGCTCCACGGCTGGGGCGTCCGTGAATACCCTCGCCGTGTCTACGACGCCGTCCTCTTCAGCACCGAAGTCGAGCTTCTCACCATACGGTGGCAAGAACTCTACCCTTACGTTACTCAGTTCGTTCTCCTCGAGTCCAACTCCACCTTCACCGGGCTACCGAAACCGCTCGTTTTCGCCAGCCACAGGGCTGATGATGAGTTCAAGTTCGTTGAGCCGCGGTTGACTTACGGGTCGGTAGGAGGAAGGTTCAAGAAAGGAGAGAAGAATCCTTTCTACGAAGAGGCTTACCAAAGAGTAGCGTTGGATCAGCTTCTAAGACTCGCGGGCATTACAGATGATGACTTGTTGATTATGTCTGATGTTGATGAGATCCCGAGCAGACACACGATAAACCTTCTCCGCTGGTGCGATGACATACCGGAGATCCTCCACTTAAGACTGAAGAACTATCTCTACTCTTTTGAGTTCCCGGTCGACGACAAGAGCTGGAGAGCGTCGGTTCATAGATACAAGACTGGTAAAACAAAGTACGCTCATTACAGGCAGTCAGATGAGATCTTGGCGGATTCAGGGTGGCATTGTAGCTTCTGTTTCAGACGGATCAGTGAGTTTGTGTTCAAAATGAAAGCTTATAGTCACTATGATAGAGTGAGGTTTGGACATTATTTGAACCCTAAAAGAGTTCAGAGAGTTATATGCAATGGAGATGATCTGTTCGACATGATACCTGAGGAGTACACGTTTAAAGACATCATCGGTAAGATGGGTCCGATTCCACATTCTTATTCGGCGGTTCATCTTCCTGCGTACCTCCTGGAGAATGCGGAGAGGTACAAGTTTCTTCTTCCGGGGAATTGCTTGAGAGACAAGGAATGA
- the LOC106378957 gene encoding histidine-rich glycoprotein isoform X1, with product MLDTLIGGHGHGFGHKDHISNGYGFEGHNEFVSHEDSERSHFDRQSRYDHQMRLPANHGRPPMARMPPCDEEESDDDEFIKRSRSHHTTVLPHHQQKPHMNFMPPPPLSQPHHNGKMGNGWQGRHEDGYHGGHGMQQHGGHGMQQHGGHGMPQHGGHGMQQHGGHGMQHHDGHGMQHHDGHGGHGMQQHGAHGMQHHDVHGMQQHGAHGMKHQDRLMGPQIPPHHVYMNPNHGSGSGRTVMVKASENWRMSKSTGGHHKVGWGSKGL from the exons atgcTTGACACACTTATCGGTGGGCACGGGCACGGGTTCGGCCACAAGGATCACATAAGCAATGGTTACGGCTTCGAGGGGCACAATGAGTTTGTGTCTCATGAGGACTCAGAAAGGAGCCACTTCGATCGTCAATCCCGCTACGACCACCAAATGAGGCTACCTGCTAACCACGGCCGTCCACCCATGGCTCGCATGCCTCCCTGTGATGAAGAAGAGTCAGACGATGATGAGTTCATTAAGAGAAGCCGTAGCCACCACACTACTGTGTTGCCGCATCACCAACAGAAACCCCATATGAACTTCATGCCCCCACCTCCGTTGTCTCAGCCTCACCACAAC GGAAAGATGGGTAATGGATGGCAGGGAAGGCATGAAGATGGATACCATGGCGGGCACGGGATGCAGCAGCACGGTGGTCACGGCATGCAGCAGCATGGTGGGCATGGGATGCCACAACACGGTGGGCACGGGATGCAGCAGCATGGTGGGCACGGAATGCAGCACCACGATGGGCACGGGATGCAGCACCACGATGGGCACGGTGGGCACGGTATGCAGCAGCACGGGGCGCACGGGATGCAGCACCACGATGTGCACGGTATGCAGCAGCACGGGGCGCACGGGATGAAGCACCAGGACAGGCTTATGGGTCCTCAGATTCCACCACATCATGTCTACATGAACCCCAACCATGGAAGTGGTAGTGGCCGTACAGTAATGGTGAAGGCTTCGGAGAACTGGCGAATGAGCAAGAGCACCGGCGGCCACCACAAGGTCGGGTGGGGGAGTAAGGGACTCTAA
- the LOC106371733 gene encoding uncharacterized protein LOC106371733 has product MSNSEKLTNTFWVASASAPTLIIDKEKMEKVHQMVKDERIMKIEIPGDGSSTPEVCSGGLTRQTSITKTNCLCSPTTHPGSFRCRMHRSLSLQRTKSIEAAALQDAPAKPSDSLRATK; this is encoded by the exons ATGAGTAATTCGGAAAAGCTCACTAACACATTCTGGGTTGCTTCGGCTTCAGCACCGACTTTGATCATCGACAAAGAG AAAATGGAGAAGGTTCACCAAATGGTAAAGGACGAAAGGATCATGAAGATTGAGATTCCTGGCGATGGCAGTTCCACGCCCGAAGTGTGCTCGGGTGGGCTGACTCGTCAAACGAGCATCACCAAGACAAACTGCCTTTGCTCACCAACCACTCACCCCGGTTCTTTTCGATGTCGAATGCACCGGTCTCTTTCGCTACAACGTACCAAGAGTATTGAGGCTGCGGCTCTACAGGACGCTCCGGCTAAGCCATCAGATTCCCTTAGAGCCACTAAGTAG
- the LOC106378554 gene encoding BTB/POZ domain-containing protein At1g67900 codes for MKFMKLGSRPDTFYTSEDLRCVSSEVSSDYTIEVSGSRYHLHKFPLLSKCLRLQRMCSESPESNQLPDFPGGVEAFELCAKYCYGMTITISAYNIVAARCAAEYLQMSEEVEKGNLVYKLEVFLNTCILNGWRDSIVTLHTTKAFPLWSEDLAITSRCIEAIASKVLSHPSKVSLSHSHSRRVRDDDTSSNRAAAASRGWWAEDIAELGIDLYWRTMIAIKSGGKVPSSLIGDALRVYASKWLPSLQRNRKQVGKKEDSDSDSESDVSSKHRLLLESIISLLPAEKAAVSCSFLLKLLKAANILNASSSSKMELARRVALQLEEATVSDLLIPPTSYKSEMLYDVDIVATILEQFMILGQTSPPTSPLRGKKGMMDRRQRSRSAENIDLEFQESRRSSSASHSSKLKVAKLVDGYLQQIARNVSLPLSKFVSLAESVPEFSRLDHDDLYRAIDIYLKAHKNLNKSERKRICRVLDCKKLSMEACMHAAQNEMLPLRVVVQVLFYEQARAAAATNNGEVKMTELPSNIKALLAAHNIDPSNPSAAAFSTTTSMAGPEDQWSVSGLKSPKSKLSGTLRSKLAEDEEIDERFMNQGGGRTPSRFKAFCAIPGRPKKMFSKFLSINRNSNDKN; via the exons ATGAAGTTTATGAAACTTGGATCTCGACCTGACACTTTCTACACTTCAGAAGATTTAAG atgtgtttcttcTGAAGTTTCTAGTGATTATACAATTGAAGTTTCCGGAAGTAGATATCATCTTCACAAG TTTCCACTGCTTTCAAAGTGTTTGAGGCTTCAAAGAATGTGCTCTGAGTCACCAGAATCAAACCAACTTCCAGACTTCCCAGGAGGAGTTGAAGCCTTTGAGCTATGTGCCAAATACTGCTACGGAATGACAATAACCATAAGCGCTTACAACATAGTAGCAGCGAGATGTGCGGCAGAGTATCTTCAGATGTCAGAGGAAGTTGAGAAAGGTAACTTGGTGTACAAGCTTGAAGTCTTCTTGAACACCTGCATCCTTAACGGATGGAGAGACTCCATAGTCACACTTCACACCACTAAGGCTTTTCCTCTCTGGTCTGAAGACCTTGCCATCACTAGTAGGTGCATTGAGGCCATAGCCTCAAAGGTCTTGTCTCATCCATCCAAAGTGTCTCTCTCACACAGTCATTCTAGGCGTGTTAGGGACGATGACACGTCCTCTAACAGAGCTGCTGCTGCGAGCAGAGGATGGTGGGCTGAAGACATCGCAGAGTTGGGGATAGATCTTTACTGGAGGACAATGATTGCTATCAAATCCGGAGGCAAAGTACCCTCTAGTCTCATAGGTGATGCCCTTCGAGTTTACGCCTCTAAGTGGCTTCCTTCTCTGCAAAGAAACCGGAAACAAGTCGGCAAGAAAGAGGATTCTGACTCGGATTCGGAGAGTGACGTCTCATCCAAGCATAGGTTGTTGTTGGAGTCCATTATAAGCTTGCTTCCTGCTGAGAAAGCCGCGGTTTCTTGCAGCTTCTTGCTTAAGCTCTTGAAAGCAGCTAACATCTTAAACGCCTCATCTTCTTCCAAAATGGAATTAGCGAGAAGGGTGGCTCTTCAGCTAGAAGAAGCAACGGTTAGTGATTTGTTGATACCTCCAACGTCATACAAGTCTGAAATGCTATACGATGTGGACATTGTGGCGACTATCTTGGAACAGTTTATGATCTTAGGGCAGACTAGTCCACCGACAAGTCCTTTGAGAGGTAAAAAGGGTATGATGGATAGAAGACAAAGATCTCGTTCGGCTGAGAATATTGATCTTGAGTTCCAAGAAAGTAGGAGGTCTTCCTCTGCCTCTCATAGCTCAAAGCTTAAAGTGGCTAAGCTTGTGGATGGATACCTCCAACAGATTGCTAGAAATGTGAGTCTACCGCTCTCGAAGTTTGTTAGTTTAGCTGAGAGTGTCCCTGAGTTTTCAAGgcttgatcatgatgacctcTACAGAGCCATTGACATATATCTCAAG GCTCACAAGAATCTGAATAaatcagaaagaaaaagaatatgtAGAGTCTTGGACTGCAAGAAACTGTCGATGGAAGCGTGTATGCATGCTGCGCAGAACGAGATGCTTCCACTGAGAGTTGTGGTGCAAGTCCTCTTCTATGAGCAGGCGCGAGCCGCTGCAGCTACCAACAACGGTGAAGTTAAAATGACTGAGCTTCCAAGCAACATCAAAGCACTCCTTGCTGCACACAACATTGACCCTTCTAATCCAAGTGCAGCCGCTTTCAGCACGACCACAAGCATGGCAGGGCCGGAAGATCAGTGGAGCGTGTCTGGTCTCAAATCTCCAAAGTCAAAGCTCTCGGGGACACTGAGAAGCAAGCTAGCTGAAGATGAGGAGATAGACGAGAGGTTTATGAACCAAGGAGGAGGAAGAACTCCATCTCGGTTTAAGGCTTTCTGTGCAATCCCTGGCCGACCTAAGAAGATGTTCAGTAAGTTTTTGTCCATCAACAGAAACTCCAACGacaaaaactga
- the LOC106378957 gene encoding histidine-rich glycoprotein isoform X2: MLDTLIGGHGHGFGHKDHISNGYGFEGHNEFVSHEDSERSHFDRQSRYDHQMRLPANHGRPPMARMPPCDEEESDDDEFIKRSRSHHTTVLPHHQQKPHMNFMPPPPLSQPHHNGRHEDGYHGGHGMQQHGGHGMQQHGGHGMPQHGGHGMQQHGGHGMQHHDGHGMQHHDGHGGHGMQQHGAHGMQHHDVHGMQQHGAHGMKHQDRLMGPQIPPHHVYMNPNHGSGSGRTVMVKASENWRMSKSTGGHHKVGWGSKGL, from the exons atgcTTGACACACTTATCGGTGGGCACGGGCACGGGTTCGGCCACAAGGATCACATAAGCAATGGTTACGGCTTCGAGGGGCACAATGAGTTTGTGTCTCATGAGGACTCAGAAAGGAGCCACTTCGATCGTCAATCCCGCTACGACCACCAAATGAGGCTACCTGCTAACCACGGCCGTCCACCCATGGCTCGCATGCCTCCCTGTGATGAAGAAGAGTCAGACGATGATGAGTTCATTAAGAGAAGCCGTAGCCACCACACTACTGTGTTGCCGCATCACCAACAGAAACCCCATATGAACTTCATGCCCCCACCTCCGTTGTCTCAGCCTCACCACAAC GGAAGGCATGAAGATGGATACCATGGCGGGCACGGGATGCAGCAGCACGGTGGTCACGGCATGCAGCAGCATGGTGGGCATGGGATGCCACAACACGGTGGGCACGGGATGCAGCAGCATGGTGGGCACGGAATGCAGCACCACGATGGGCACGGGATGCAGCACCACGATGGGCACGGTGGGCACGGTATGCAGCAGCACGGGGCGCACGGGATGCAGCACCACGATGTGCACGGTATGCAGCAGCACGGGGCGCACGGGATGAAGCACCAGGACAGGCTTATGGGTCCTCAGATTCCACCACATCATGTCTACATGAACCCCAACCATGGAAGTGGTAGTGGCCGTACAGTAATGGTGAAGGCTTCGGAGAACTGGCGAATGAGCAAGAGCACCGGCGGCCACCACAAGGTCGGGTGGGGGAGTAAGGGACTCTAA